The following proteins are co-located in the Panthera tigris isolate Pti1 chromosome F2, P.tigris_Pti1_mat1.1, whole genome shotgun sequence genome:
- the JRK gene encoding jerky protein homolog produces the protein MASKQAAGRSPGEKRKRVVLTLKEKIDICTRLEKGESRKVLMQEYNVGMSTLYDIKAHKAQLLRFFASSDSNKALEQRRTLHTPKLEHLDRVLYEWFLGKRAEGVPVSGPMLIEKAKDFYEQMRLTEPCVFSGGWLWRFKARHGIKKLDASGEKQAADHRAAEQFCGFFRSLTAEHGLSPEQVYNADETGLLWRCPPTASPEGGTAPGVKQNKDRLTVLVCANATGSHKIKPLVIGKRGGPRAFRGIQHLPVAYKAQGNAWVDKEIFSDWFHHIFVPSVREHFRAVGLPEDGKAILLLDGARARPRESQLVSDNVLTVFLPAGATASIQPMDQGIRRDFLRNFINPPATPQGRHPRYSMNDAIVSVACAWSAVPRHVFSRAWRKLWPAATFAEGSSSEEELERLPTKPHDQTFAHIPELGREAPARPGSRLHRGAAAEGDGLGCEAGEGLAPSAGGPDQVEKDGDEAAWEQAASAFDSVVRFAEGQPCFTAQEVGQLRALRSVFARQRQAKRRRVALRAAVKLEAPQELSPLPCSSAAAED, from the coding sequence ATGGCCTCCAAGCAGGCTGCCGGCAGGAGCCCGGGGGAGAAGCGCAAGAGGGTGGTGCTGACCCTGAAGGAGAAGATCGACATCTGCACGCGCCTGGAGAAGGGGGAGAGCAGGAAGGTCCTGATGCAGGAGTACAACGTGGGCATGTCCACCCTGTACGACATCAAGGCCCACAAGGCACAGCTGCTCCGGTTCTTTGCCAGCTCGGATTCCAACAAGGCCCTGGAGCAGCGACGCACCCTGCACACGCCCAAGCTGGAACACCTGGACCGCGTCCTGTACGAGTGGTTCCTGGGGAAGCGCGCCGAGGGCGTGCCCGTGTCGGGCCCCATGCTCATCGAGAAGGCCAAGGACTTCTACGAGCAGATGCGCCTGACGGAGCCCTGCGTGTTCTCCGGCGGGTGGCTGTGGCGTTTCAAGGCCAGGCACGGCATCAAGAAGCTGGACGCGTCCGGCGAAAAGCAAGCGGCCGACCACCGGGCGGCAGAGCAGTTCTGTGGCTTTTTCCGGAGCCTGACCGCCGAGCACGGCCTGTCCCCGGAGCAGGTGTACAATGCTGACGAGACCGGCCTTCTCTGGCGGTGCCCGCCGACTGCCAGCCCGGAAGGCGGGACGGCGCCCGGCGTCAAGCAGAACAAGGACAGGCTGACCGTCCTCGTGTGCGCCAACGCCACCGGCTCGCACAAGATCAAGCCCCTGGTGATCGGGAAGCGCGGCGGCCCCAGGGCCTTCCGCGGCATCCAGCACCTGCCGGTGGCGTACAAGGCCCAGGGCAACGCCTGGGTGGACAAGGAGATCTTTTCCGACTGGTTCCATCACATCTTTGTTCCCTCGGTGAGGGAGCACTTCCGAGCGGTGGGCCTGCCCGAGGACGGCAAGGCCATCCTCCTGCTGGACGGCGCCCGGGCGCGCCCGCGGGAGTCCCAGCTGGTTTCCGACAACGTCCTCACCGTCTTCCTGCCCGCGGGCGCCACCGCCTCCATCCAGCCCATGGACCAGGGCATTCGGAGAGATTTCCTGAGGAATTTCATCAACCCCCCCGCCACGCCGCAGGGCCGTCACCCCCGTTACAGCATGAACGATGCCATCGTCAGCGTGGCCTGCGCCTGGAGCGCGGTGCCCCGCCACGTCTTCAGCCGGGCCTGGAGGAAGCTGTGGCCCGCGGCCACGTTCGCCGAAGGCTCGTCTTCCGAGGAGGAGCTGGAGCGTCTCCCAACGAAGCCTCACGACCAAACTTTCGCGCACATCCCGGAGCTCGGGAGAGAGGCCCCGGCCCGCCCCGGCAGCCGGCTTCACCGGGGCGCGGCCGCCGAGGGAGACGGGCTGGGATGCGAGGCCGGGGAGGGCCTGGCCCCGTCCGCGGGGGGCCCGGACCAGGTGGAGAAGGACGGCGACGAGGCGGCCTGGGAGCAGGCGGCCTCGGCCTTTGACTCTGTCGTCCGCTTCGCCGAGGGACAGCCCTGCTTCACGGCGCAGGAGGTGGGGCAGCTGCGCGCGCTGCGCTCGGTGTTCGCGAGGCAGCGGCAGGCGAAGCGGCGGCGCGTGGCCCTCAGGGCCGCGGTCAAGCTCGAGGCCCCCCAGGagctctcccctctgccctgctcgtCCGCGGCGGCCGAGGACTGA
- the PSCA gene encoding prostate stem cell antigen, translating to MKAVVLTLLAIGLALQPSGALQCYSCEAQVSNQNCLHVKNCTHSDTQCWTERIRAVGFLTIISKGCTSHCVEDSQNYYLGKKNITCCSSDLCNANGAHALQPTLVTLALLTALGGLLLWGPSRM from the exons ATGAAGGCTGTCGTCCTCACCCTGCTGGCCATCGGCCTGGCCCTGCAGCCAA gcggTGCCCTGCAGTGCTACTCCTGCGAGGCCCAGGTGAGCAACCAGAACTGCCTGCACGTGAAGAATTGCACCCACTCTGATACCCAATGCTGGACCGAGCGCATCC gtgctGTTGGCTTCCTGACCATCATTAGCAAGGGCTGCACCTCGCACTGTGTGGAGGACTCCCAGAACTACTACTTGGGCAAGAAGAACATCACGTGTTGCTCCAGTGACCTGTGCAATGCCAACGGGGCCCATGCCCTGCAGCCAACTCTTGTCACCCTGGCGCTGCTCACTGCTCTCGGTGGCCTGCTGCTCTGGGGCCCTAGCCGGATGTAG